A window of Microcystis aeruginosa FD4 contains these coding sequences:
- a CDS encoding prohibitin family protein translates to MNYNRHIIPLMAGGILILAITTILRPFVIIDTGERGVVMYFGKVQKQILDEGIPPVIPIVTKIKPLNVRVQTTEVKAKGASKDLQDVETTIIVNWHIDPDKVNQIYQQVGDINVIVSGIINPAVSEIVKAATAQRPVQNILQERGELKREIDTSLAERLRRYGIIINDVSLVNFGFSEEFNAAIEAKQVAEQKAEEAAFRAQQAEQEAKGEINRAKGQAEAQKLLRQNLTAEILQQRAIEKWDGRFPVVMGGSGFLPLINIDSNLLSSQKK, encoded by the coding sequence ATGAATTACAATCGCCATATAATACCATTAATGGCCGGGGGAATTTTGATATTAGCCATTACTACCATACTGCGCCCTTTTGTCATTATTGATACGGGCGAACGCGGCGTTGTCATGTACTTTGGCAAAGTGCAAAAACAAATCCTCGATGAAGGAATTCCTCCTGTTATACCGATTGTTACCAAGATCAAGCCCCTCAACGTTCGAGTACAAACAACGGAAGTAAAGGCAAAAGGAGCTTCTAAGGATTTGCAAGATGTGGAAACAACTATTATCGTTAACTGGCACATCGACCCCGACAAAGTTAATCAGATTTATCAACAAGTTGGGGATATAAATGTGATTGTCTCTGGTATTATCAACCCAGCAGTATCGGAAATTGTCAAAGCGGCAACAGCACAACGTCCCGTACAAAATATCTTGCAAGAGCGGGGAGAACTCAAACGTGAAATTGACACTTCCCTCGCCGAAAGATTAAGACGTTATGGGATAATTATCAATGATGTATCTCTCGTTAATTTTGGTTTTTCTGAAGAGTTTAACGCGGCGATTGAAGCCAAACAAGTAGCGGAACAAAAGGCAGAAGAAGCTGCTTTTCGCGCACAACAAGCAGAACAGGAAGCGAAAGGGGAAATCAACCGCGCGAAGGGACAGGCGGAAGCTCAAAAACTATTGCGCCAAAACCTAACAGCAGAAATTTTACAACAACGAGCAATCGAAAAGTGGGATGGACGTTTTCCTGTCGTCATGGGGGGTTCAGGCTTCCTTCCCCTGATCAACATCGATTCCAATTTGTTATCATCTCAAAAAAAGTAA
- a CDS encoding vWA domain-containing protein, whose protein sequence is MRVTLKSALSDSNIDANQSSSQRQLMLSIAATSEQINTNLPINLCLVLDHSGSMQGKPLETVKKAAFSLIESLGVNDRLSVIAFDHRAKVILPSQSRQDDLTLIRSKIQQLQAGGGTAIDEGIKLGIQESSTDSKGYVSHIFLLTDGENEHGDNRRCLKLAEVAAEYGITLNTLGFGDRWNQDILEKIADIAGGSLSYIERPEQALIEFTRLFNRLQSVRLTNAFLQLELAPQTHLADLKPIAQVAPETIEMSLQKEGNFYITRLGDLMIDEEKILLLNLYIDQIPPGTHTIAKVKIRYDDPASGQKGLETATFNLDITSQALYQSQLDEQVQKSILTLAKYRQTQIAEEKLKQGDRAAAATMLQTAAKTALQLGEKNAATVLQTNATRLQVGEELSEGDLKKTRIIAKTRLQTDE, encoded by the coding sequence ATGCGGGTAACTCTAAAATCGGCCTTGAGTGATAGTAATATCGATGCTAATCAAAGCAGCAGCCAACGTCAACTGATGCTCTCGATCGCCGCCACCAGTGAGCAGATTAACACAAATTTACCGATTAATCTTTGTTTAGTTCTTGATCATAGCGGTTCTATGCAGGGAAAACCCCTAGAAACGGTCAAAAAAGCAGCCTTCAGTTTAATAGAATCCCTCGGAGTTAACGATCGTCTCTCGGTGATAGCTTTCGATCATCGCGCCAAAGTTATTCTTCCCTCCCAATCGCGACAGGATGATCTGACCTTAATTCGCTCAAAAATTCAACAATTACAAGCGGGGGGAGGTACGGCGATCGATGAAGGGATAAAATTAGGTATTCAAGAAAGTTCTACCGACAGCAAAGGTTATGTATCTCATATTTTTCTGCTTACCGATGGTGAAAATGAACACGGAGATAATCGACGCTGTTTAAAATTAGCCGAAGTGGCGGCTGAGTACGGTATCACCTTAAATACCTTAGGTTTTGGCGATCGTTGGAATCAAGATATCCTAGAAAAAATTGCCGATATCGCCGGTGGAAGTTTATCCTATATCGAAAGACCTGAACAAGCTTTAATTGAATTTACTCGTCTATTTAACCGTCTGCAATCTGTGCGGTTAACTAACGCTTTCCTGCAATTAGAATTAGCTCCCCAGACTCATTTAGCCGACTTAAAACCCATTGCCCAAGTTGCCCCAGAAACTATAGAAATGAGCCTACAAAAAGAGGGAAATTTTTACATCACCCGTTTGGGGGATTTAATGATAGATGAAGAAAAAATTCTCCTCCTCAATCTCTATATTGACCAAATTCCTCCCGGTACTCACACCATAGCTAAAGTGAAGATTCGCTACGATGATCCCGCTTCCGGTCAAAAAGGGCTAGAAACTGCGACTTTTAACCTTGATATCACCTCCCAAGCTCTCTATCAATCCCAATTAGACGAGCAAGTTCAGAAATCAATTCTCACTTTAGCCAAATATCGTCAAACCCAAATCGCCGAAGAAAAATTAAAACAGGGCGATCGAGCGGCCGCCGCCACCATGCTACAAACCGCAGCCAAAACCGCTCTACAATTGGGAGAAAAAAACGCCGCCACTGTCCTTCAAACTAATGCCACCCGTTTACAGGTGGGAGAAGAATTGAGCGAGGGCGATTTAAAGAAAACCCGCATTATTGCTAAAACAAGACTACAAACCGATGAATAA
- a CDS encoding DMT family transporter — MLNGFSLGENLTGEIAALSAAALWAVSAAIYSLLGQKIPPLLLNFLKGVVAIALIALTLPLSGQWRDINQQSSVFILLTSGAIGIGIGDTAYFTALNYLGPRKTLLLETLSPPLGAILAATFLGESLKISAYIGIILTIFGVAWVISEKTLEINSQRPWRQGIAWALMAAISQAVGAVLSRQALVESGMSSLQSTLLRLLAGTGIVLILMFFRRQESSPPINWSLRLIAIIIVTAFGSTFLGIWLQQTALKFSPVGIAQTLTATSPLFVLPIAAMMGDRINLRAIFGVMIALLGIGILFQ, encoded by the coding sequence ATGCTCAACGGATTTAGTCTCGGTGAAAATTTAACAGGAGAGATAGCGGCTTTGAGTGCGGCGGCACTTTGGGCGGTTTCTGCGGCGATTTATAGTCTATTAGGCCAGAAAATCCCGCCTTTATTGCTTAATTTTCTGAAAGGAGTAGTCGCAATCGCTTTAATTGCCCTGACGCTGCCCCTTTCTGGACAATGGCGCGATATTAATCAGCAAAGTTCCGTATTTATACTCTTGACAAGTGGCGCAATTGGTATAGGAATCGGTGACACGGCCTATTTTACCGCCCTTAATTATTTGGGACCGCGAAAAACCCTCCTGTTAGAAACCCTTTCGCCTCCCTTGGGGGCGATTCTAGCGGCGACTTTTTTGGGGGAATCCCTGAAAATATCGGCTTATATTGGCATTATTTTGACCATCTTCGGGGTTGCTTGGGTTATTTCCGAAAAAACTCTCGAAATCAATAGTCAACGTCCTTGGCGGCAAGGAATTGCCTGGGCTTTAATGGCGGCGATTTCCCAAGCGGTGGGGGCGGTTTTATCTCGTCAGGCGCTGGTGGAGTCGGGAATGTCTTCTTTGCAGAGTACCCTTCTTCGTCTGTTAGCGGGGACGGGAATAGTGTTAATTCTGATGTTTTTTCGCCGTCAGGAATCATCACCACCGATTAACTGGTCATTGCGTCTGATTGCTATTATTATTGTCACCGCTTTCGGCAGTACGTTTTTGGGAATTTGGTTACAGCAGACTGCTTTAAAATTCTCTCCTGTGGGTATTGCCCAAACTCTCACCGCTACCAGTCCTTTATTTGTCTTACCGATCGCAGCCATGATGGGGGATCGGATTAACTTGCGGGCGATTTTCGGGGTGATGATTGCTTTGCTAGGAATTGGGATTTTGTTTCAATAA
- the acsF gene encoding magnesium-protoporphyrin IX monomethyl ester (oxidative) cyclase, whose amino-acid sequence MVSTIQKPEFEEIRPGIKVPAKETILTPRFYTTDFEAMAEMSIAANEEELKAILEEFRTDYNRHHFVRNQEFDRSWEHIDGETRRLFVEFLERSCTAEFSGFLLYKELGRRLKDRNPLLAECFNLMSRDEARHAGFLNKALSDFNLSLDLGFLTKSRNYTFFKPKFIFYATYLSEKIGYWRYITIYRHLEQHPEDRVYPIFNFFENWCQDENRHGDFFDAIMRAQPDILNDWRARLWCRFFLLSVFATMYLNDTQRSGFYAILGLDAREYDKYVIEKTNETAGRVFPIVLDVDSPEFYDRLEICVRNNEGLRAIDSENSAAPVKFLKKLPIFASNAWQFLKLYLMKPIRVDKLAGSVR is encoded by the coding sequence ATGGTCAGCACGATCCAAAAACCAGAATTCGAGGAAATCCGTCCGGGTATAAAAGTTCCCGCTAAAGAAACGATCCTCACTCCCCGCTTCTATACCACTGATTTTGAAGCGATGGCGGAAATGTCGATCGCCGCTAACGAGGAAGAACTGAAGGCGATTTTAGAGGAATTCCGTACCGATTATAACCGGCATCACTTCGTTCGCAATCAAGAATTCGATCGCTCTTGGGAGCATATTGATGGCGAAACTCGCCGCTTATTCGTGGAATTTCTGGAAAGATCCTGCACGGCCGAATTTTCCGGCTTTCTTCTCTACAAAGAACTCGGCAGACGTTTAAAAGACAGAAATCCCCTCCTCGCAGAATGCTTTAACCTCATGTCCCGGGACGAAGCGCGTCATGCTGGGTTCCTTAATAAGGCTTTATCGGATTTTAACCTCTCCCTTGACTTGGGATTTTTAACCAAAAGCCGTAACTACACCTTCTTTAAACCGAAATTTATCTTCTACGCCACCTATCTTTCCGAAAAAATCGGTTATTGGCGCTATATCACCATTTATCGTCATCTTGAACAACATCCCGAAGATCGGGTTTATCCGATTTTTAACTTCTTCGAGAATTGGTGTCAAGACGAAAACCGTCACGGGGACTTCTTCGATGCGATCATGCGTGCGCAGCCTGATATTCTTAATGATTGGCGCGCTCGTCTCTGGTGTCGTTTCTTCCTGCTTTCGGTCTTCGCTACGATGTACCTCAATGATACTCAGCGTTCTGGTTTCTACGCCATTCTCGGTTTGGACGCTCGCGAGTACGATAAGTATGTAATCGAGAAGACCAATGAAACCGCTGGCCGCGTCTTCCCGATTGTTCTCGATGTGGATAGTCCTGAATTTTATGATCGCCTAGAAATTTGTGTTCGCAATAACGAGGGATTACGGGCGATCGATAGCGAAAACAGTGCCGCACCGGTTAAATTCCTGAAGAAATTGCCTATCTTCGCCTCTAACGCTTGGCAATTCCTCAAATTGTACCTGATGAAACCGATTCGGGTCGATAAATTAGCCGGTAGCGTCCGTTAA
- a CDS encoding zinc ribbon domain-containing protein, with protein sequence MAIYSELPTGQRLYLDNQGLQTIVTLASGAVGQQQQSSSSFATGVWTQEPQIEIVPQGAIIEIITETGPHRIQIQGSSIGFSSPHTSGVSQSSQSTTTTSFSSPPMQPMQPMQPMQPMKMGNMSMNFAPMEMQMGDMKMSMGDTKTVSKAQFCSQCGAKVAATDRFCSSCGHQLQ encoded by the coding sequence ATGGCTATTTATAGTGAATTACCCACAGGACAACGTCTCTATCTGGATAATCAAGGGCTGCAGACGATTGTAACCCTCGCTAGTGGTGCAGTGGGACAACAACAGCAGTCTAGCAGTAGTTTTGCTACGGGAGTTTGGACACAAGAACCCCAAATAGAGATAGTTCCCCAAGGGGCAATTATTGAAATTATCACCGAAACCGGACCCCACAGAATCCAAATTCAGGGAAGCAGTATCGGTTTTTCCTCTCCTCATACCTCTGGAGTTTCTCAGTCCTCTCAATCGACCACTACTACCAGTTTCTCCTCCCCACCGATGCAACCGATGCAACCGATGCAACCGATGCAACCGATGAAAATGGGTAATATGTCAATGAATTTTGCTCCCATGGAAATGCAAATGGGAGATATGAAAATGAGTATGGGAGACACAAAAACCGTCAGTAAAGCCCAATTTTGTAGTCAATGCGGGGCAAAAGTAGCGGCAACCGATCGCTTTTGTAGTAGCTGTGGTCATCAGTTACAGTAA
- the atpD gene encoding F0F1 ATP synthase subunit beta: MNDQRDINKLNAGSVVSVRGSIIDVYFSQRLPELHSQLQAGEDGSVAMEVVAHLNSQLVRAISLKPTAGLARGSPVIDTGHPLRVPVGERLLGRMLNIFGETIDGQEQIAEGEWRSIYANPTPLYERTTSSEILKTGIKAIDVLVPLERGGKAGLFGGAGVGKTVLITEMIHNIVKQDQGISIFCGIGERCREALDLYQEMRGAGVLQNTVMIFGQMDEPPGVRFRVGHAALTMSEYFRDTAKQDVLLLIDNIFRFIQAGSEVSGLMGQLPSRVGYQPTLATELAELEERICSTATGAITSIQAVYVPADDFTDPAAVHTFSHLSASIVLSRQRASEGFYPAVNLLQSGSKMLMPPIVSEQHYRIAQAVRQTLANYEELKDIIAMLGLEELSPADRQIVARARRLEKFLTQPFFSTEQFTGIAGKFVELEAALAGCDRILKDEFSDYPEKALYMIGTIDEAVKVKL; this comes from the coding sequence ATGAACGATCAACGAGATATTAACAAACTCAACGCTGGCTCTGTAGTGTCAGTGCGAGGAAGCATCATTGATGTGTATTTTTCCCAAAGGCTGCCAGAACTTCATAGCCAACTTCAGGCCGGAGAAGATGGCAGTGTAGCGATGGAAGTTGTGGCCCATCTTAACTCCCAACTGGTACGGGCCATTTCACTGAAGCCAACAGCCGGTTTAGCTCGCGGTTCTCCAGTCATCGATACGGGTCATCCCTTGCGAGTTCCAGTGGGCGAGAGGTTGCTCGGCAGGATGTTGAATATATTTGGGGAAACAATTGACGGACAAGAACAGATAGCTGAGGGAGAATGGCGTTCAATTTATGCAAATCCGACTCCCCTGTACGAGCGAACCACTAGCTCGGAGATTCTCAAAACCGGTATTAAAGCCATAGACGTGCTTGTCCCGTTGGAACGGGGGGGGAAAGCAGGATTATTTGGCGGAGCGGGTGTTGGTAAGACGGTTTTGATTACCGAAATGATTCATAATATCGTCAAGCAAGATCAGGGAATTAGTATCTTCTGTGGAATTGGGGAGCGATGTCGGGAAGCCCTAGATTTATACCAAGAAATGCGCGGAGCCGGGGTTTTGCAGAATACGGTGATGATCTTTGGGCAGATGGATGAACCGCCAGGGGTCAGATTTCGCGTCGGACACGCCGCACTGACGATGTCGGAATACTTTCGCGACACGGCCAAACAAGATGTCTTACTGTTAATTGACAATATCTTCCGCTTTATTCAGGCCGGTTCAGAGGTATCAGGGTTGATGGGACAATTGCCCTCGCGGGTAGGGTATCAGCCGACATTAGCAACGGAACTGGCAGAGCTAGAAGAGCGGATTTGCAGTACGGCTACGGGCGCAATCACCTCCATTCAAGCAGTCTACGTCCCGGCAGATGACTTTACAGATCCGGCGGCTGTTCATACCTTTTCCCATTTATCGGCATCAATTGTACTCTCTCGCCAGCGAGCAAGTGAGGGGTTTTATCCGGCGGTGAACTTACTGCAATCGGGATCGAAAATGTTGATGCCGCCTATTGTCAGTGAGCAACACTATCGCATCGCCCAGGCAGTGCGACAAACCCTAGCGAACTACGAAGAACTCAAGGATATTATTGCCATGCTAGGATTAGAAGAACTTTCACCGGCTGACCGCCAGATTGTAGCCAGAGCCAGACGATTAGAAAAGTTTCTCACCCAGCCTTTCTTTTCTACCGAACAGTTTACAGGAATAGCGGGTAAATTTGTCGAGCTAGAAGCGGCCTTAGCGGGATGCGATCGCATTCTCAAAGATGAATTTTCGGATTATCCAGAGAAGGCACTTTACATGATTGGCACGATTGATGAGGCTGTAAAGGTAAAGCTATGA
- a CDS encoding F0F1 ATP synthase subunit epsilon, with protein MTGKMKLLVILPTRILLETEVIKVTAESGSGCFCLLPHHIDFVTAILPGLLSFTTPQGQERFMAVDEGILVKSGFDVRVSTRHAVESADLGCLREAVEKQFQILDEREKRTRVALTKLEANMIRQFIELGGQRGD; from the coding sequence ATGACAGGCAAGATGAAACTCCTAGTTATATTGCCCACCCGAATCCTATTAGAGACAGAAGTCATTAAAGTCACAGCAGAATCGGGAAGCGGTTGCTTTTGCCTGCTGCCACATCACATTGATTTTGTCACTGCTATCTTGCCCGGATTGCTGTCTTTCACCACTCCTCAAGGGCAGGAAAGATTTATGGCCGTGGATGAGGGCATTTTGGTCAAATCTGGTTTTGACGTGCGGGTTTCTACTCGCCATGCTGTTGAAAGTGCCGACTTAGGATGCTTAAGAGAGGCGGTAGAAAAGCAGTTTCAAATCTTAGATGAGCGGGAAAAACGCACTCGCGTGGCTCTGACAAAACTGGAAGCTAACATGATCCGGCAATTTATTGAACTAGGAGGGCAGCGAGGAGACTAG
- a CDS encoding AtpZ/AtpI family protein, which produces MAARSHQKNRLRFSRKVGVQEERKLRARVEKKHSIWFGLGLLGLVGWSVVLPTLLGMALGIWIDREWPSRFSWTLMLMLAGLMLGCLNAWQWVKREQSAIERAREQSKKELNHD; this is translated from the coding sequence ATGGCAGCAAGAAGTCATCAAAAAAATCGTTTGCGCTTTAGCCGCAAGGTAGGAGTCCAGGAAGAGCGTAAACTCAGAGCTAGAGTAGAAAAAAAGCACAGTATATGGTTTGGACTGGGGTTATTGGGATTGGTCGGCTGGTCAGTCGTTCTACCCACTCTCTTAGGTATGGCACTCGGTATCTGGATCGATCGAGAATGGCCGAGTCGCTTTTCCTGGACATTAATGTTAATGTTGGCTGGGTTGATGCTGGGCTGTCTGAATGCCTGGCAGTGGGTTAAGCGCGAACAATCCGCCATCGAGCGCGCACGCGAGCAATCGAAAAAGGAACTCAATCATGATTGA
- a CDS encoding ATP synthase subunit I, with the protein MIELLYFPLALLVGMALGLAHFGGLWLTVRQLPRTHNPTVLTLISFLGRTSIILLGFYAIMAAVPHLQVLHLLLSLATFFWTRNLILQQVQPKFRSN; encoded by the coding sequence ATGATTGAACTGCTGTATTTTCCTCTGGCATTATTGGTGGGAATGGCCTTGGGTTTGGCGCATTTTGGGGGATTGTGGCTAACGGTGCGTCAACTCCCCAGAACCCATAATCCCACGGTGTTAACTTTGATTAGTTTTTTGGGGCGTACAAGCATAATTTTACTGGGATTTTATGCGATAATGGCTGCAGTCCCCCACTTGCAAGTCCTCCACTTGCTGTTAAGCCTGGCCACCTTCTTCTGGACGAGAAATCTAATATTGCAGCAGGTACAACCTAAATTCAGAAGCAACTAA
- a CDS encoding F0F1 ATP synthase subunit A, translating to MYLSPDKIIFWQSGAIALNATLLFTWGLMALLGISSWLITRRLSTDTRLSRWQNVLEVVIEELQGQIRDISGCQPDIYLPFIGTLFIFIAASNLLEIIPGYHPPTASLSTTAALAICVFWAVPFYGIRQSGLKKYLKHYLQPHPLMLPFHVIGELSRTLSLAIRLFGNVMSDVMIVAILLSIAPLFFPIIMQVLELLTGLIQAYIFAILAMVYIASATEAQQVVNNSHTGEKEQRNHE from the coding sequence ATGTATCTAAGTCCTGACAAGATTATTTTCTGGCAATCAGGAGCAATTGCCCTTAATGCTACTCTGTTATTTACTTGGGGGTTAATGGCGTTATTGGGCATTAGTTCCTGGCTAATCACGCGCCGACTATCGACAGATACTCGTCTGTCTCGCTGGCAAAATGTTTTGGAAGTTGTCATCGAAGAATTGCAGGGTCAAATACGAGATATTAGCGGATGCCAACCGGATATCTACTTGCCATTTATTGGTACTTTGTTTATTTTCATCGCCGCTTCCAATCTCTTAGAAATCATCCCGGGCTATCATCCGCCCACGGCCTCTCTTTCTACAACGGCAGCACTTGCTATCTGCGTTTTTTGGGCGGTGCCATTTTACGGCATACGTCAGTCAGGGTTAAAAAAATATCTCAAGCACTATCTACAACCCCATCCCTTGATGTTACCTTTTCATGTGATTGGGGAACTGTCACGCACTTTGTCCTTGGCCATCCGGCTGTTTGGCAATGTGATGAGTGATGTCATGATAGTAGCTATTCTTTTATCCATTGCCCCTCTCTTTTTCCCGATTATCATGCAGGTATTGGAGCTACTGACTGGATTAATTCAAGCGTATATTTTTGCGATTTTGGCTATGGTTTATATTGCTTCGGCAACAGAAGCACAGCAAGTGGTTAATAATTCTCATACAGGAGAAAAGGAGCAAAGAAACCATGAATAA
- a CDS encoding F0F1 ATP synthase subunit C — protein sequence MNNIGLTAMISILAAGLTMAIGSIGPALGEGRAIAQALTALAQQPDEANTITRTLFVGLAFIESVAIYCFVISLILIFANPFWGYVVTKAGG from the coding sequence ATGAATAATATTGGCTTGACGGCAATGATATCAATTTTAGCGGCTGGATTAACTATGGCGATCGGTTCAATCGGGCCGGCACTGGGAGAGGGAAGAGCCATCGCTCAAGCTTTGACCGCTTTGGCGCAACAGCCAGACGAAGCCAATACGATTACTCGAACGTTATTTGTTGGTTTGGCATTTATTGAGTCAGTGGCAATTTATTGTTTTGTGATTTCGCTAATTTTAATTTTTGCCAATCCTTTTTGGGGTTATGTAGTGACTAAAGCGGGGGGATAA
- a CDS encoding F0F1 ATP synthase subunit B family protein, with the protein MAVDWFTFLAQIVNFLILVAVLQKFLYRPIIQAMERRERTISDRQQDAEQKCQLAREEIEKYQKMQQDFATDRSTMLAQVKAAVAQTQTELMQGIRTEVEEDRSRWQEIVQRQKDAFLQELRHRALQQIQETIRQVLAALADVQLEQLVIQVFLKRVRNWDREEKRVLCQAIAATVKTQEAIISSSFEISEELRQQIISVLRQELVGDLDIKFEVKLALICGIELKTSGRRIAWNVEEFLNDFEEDLAVVFTRETRDNQKIP; encoded by the coding sequence GTGGCAGTTGATTGGTTTACCTTCTTGGCCCAAATTGTTAATTTCTTGATTTTGGTGGCTGTACTGCAAAAGTTTCTCTACCGTCCTATTATTCAGGCAATGGAACGTCGGGAAAGAACAATTAGCGATCGCCAGCAAGATGCAGAACAAAAGTGCCAATTAGCGCGAGAAGAAATCGAAAAATACCAAAAAATGCAGCAAGATTTTGCGACTGATCGCTCGACGATGTTGGCTCAAGTTAAGGCAGCAGTTGCACAGACGCAAACAGAGTTAATGCAAGGTATCCGCACTGAAGTAGAAGAAGATCGATCCCGCTGGCAAGAAATAGTTCAACGGCAAAAAGATGCCTTTTTGCAAGAGTTGCGACATCGAGCATTACAACAGATTCAGGAGACAATTCGCCAAGTTTTGGCAGCTCTAGCCGATGTCCAGCTTGAACAGCTTGTCATTCAAGTTTTCCTCAAGCGAGTTCGCAATTGGGATCGGGAAGAGAAACGAGTGCTTTGTCAAGCGATCGCCGCAACGGTCAAGACGCAGGAGGCAATCATCTCTAGCAGCTTTGAAATCTCGGAAGAATTGCGGCAGCAAATTATCTCAGTTCTGCGCCAAGAACTTGTTGGTGATCTGGATATAAAATTTGAAGTGAAACTGGCCCTTATCTGTGGCATTGAGTTAAAAACCTCTGGCCGAAGAATCGCCTGGAATGTCGAGGAATTTTTGAACGACTTTGAAGAGGATTTAGCCGTTGTCTTTACGCGAGAGACGAGAGATAATCAAAAAATACCATGA
- a CDS encoding F0F1 ATP synthase subunit gamma, with amino-acid sequence MPVLELLQRRIAIAQELQSVVKTMKVLAAASIHQYERAVESLIEYTRTIEMGLQIVLGSAVYQHHAIAAPPRKLPRNSHLGAIIFGSDQGMCGQFNEQIVRYAVTQIQHLSIDSSQLAVLAVGARVIPPLENAGVVSERNFAMPTSLAGITSMVQELLLHIEMWQSQMPIDKIALFYNKPRSNISYQPHALQLLPVDNKWLQDLQQKRWVGATLPTFTMDWSQLFSALIEQYLFICLYRALAESLASENASRLASMQASEKNIEEQLAQLHAQFQQERQTAITEEMLEIVSGFEALIRVG; translated from the coding sequence ATGCCCGTCCTTGAATTGCTACAACGACGAATTGCTATCGCGCAAGAACTTCAATCCGTTGTCAAGACCATGAAAGTTCTTGCAGCGGCCAGCATTCATCAATATGAACGGGCAGTAGAATCCCTTATCGAGTATACTCGTACCATCGAGATGGGCTTGCAAATTGTTTTAGGATCAGCAGTATATCAGCACCATGCGATCGCCGCACCCCCCAGAAAGCTTCCGAGAAATAGTCATTTAGGTGCGATCATATTTGGTTCAGATCAGGGTATGTGCGGTCAGTTCAACGAGCAGATTGTCCGCTACGCCGTTACTCAGATTCAGCACTTGTCTATTGACTCCAGCCAACTCGCAGTCTTGGCTGTAGGTGCGCGGGTAATTCCCCCCTTAGAAAATGCGGGAGTAGTCAGCGAACGGAACTTTGCGATGCCCACTTCTCTTGCTGGCATCACGTCAATGGTTCAAGAACTTCTACTACACATCGAAATGTGGCAATCTCAAATGCCAATAGATAAAATTGCCTTGTTTTACAATAAGCCTCGCTCCAATATATCCTATCAACCTCATGCCTTACAATTATTGCCTGTGGATAACAAATGGCTACAAGACTTACAGCAAAAAAGGTGGGTAGGAGCCACTTTGCCTACTTTTACCATGGATTGGAGTCAGTTGTTTTCTGCCTTGATCGAGCAATATTTGTTTATTTGTCTGTATCGTGCTTTGGCTGAATCTTTGGCTAGTGAAAATGCGAGCCGACTGGCATCGATGCAAGCATCCGAGAAAAATATAGAAGAGCAATTAGCACAACTTCACGCTCAATTCCAACAGGAACGGCAAACTGCTATCACCGAAGAAATGTTGGAAATCGTCTCTGGTTTTGAGGCACTAATTAGGGTTGGCTGA